ctttttatcaatttttcatatttcgTGCTTGCTGTacaaaagatcaagataTTCCGTTTAAAAATAAggaaaatataaagaaaCAACCTGGTTGAAGAGGCAATAGAAAGAGGAAGTGCGTTTTTAAACCCCATAAAGTCATGATAATTAGATTCAGGACCAGAGATGGTATGCAACGTATCTCCTGCGAGAGTACTGAAGCATTCGATACagtattgaagaaattgctaCCGAAACTGAGCGGTAATATAGACTTGAGTTCTTTACTTGTGGGAAGCAAGGAGGGACAAGCAAATGAGCCTGTTGGCGAGCTGTTGAATCGCTCTGTAGCAGATCTGGGTCTTTCACATGGTGACATAGTCTTTCTAGACTACAAAGAACTGGAAACAGGAAAAGCAGAATCTAGAGTGGACCCGGCCGCCACCGTCGCCACAGGTAGCGTAGGAGTCACAACCGCTAATGAATCTAAACCACTACAAGTTACTGAATTATCTGTTGATGTGGAGCTTGAGAAAATAGATGGACTGATCCCACGCAGTCGGTCTGAATTATGTAGGCACGGGGATGGTGCAATGTGTGAATATTGTTGTCCTCTGCCACCTTGGGATAGGGGCTATCATGAACAACAGAACATCAAACACATTTCGTTTCATtcgtatttgaaagaactaGATGACAGTACGAAAAAGGGCAATGGAAGCTCATATATTGCACCGTTGTCGCAGCCAGATTTCAAGATCGATAAGAATTGCAGAAATGGTCATGAGCCTTGGCCAAAAGGAATATGTTCCAAATGTCAACCTTCAGCTATCACTttgcagcaacaacaattCAGAATGATCGATCATGTAGAATTCGAACAGAGCGATCTCATCAACGAGTTTATTGAGTCGTGGAGGTTTACCGGCACACAGAGGTTCGGCTACATGTACGGCACGTATAGAAGGTACGATGCGACGCCATTGGGAATCAAAGCTGTTGTAAAGACAATATATGAACCTTCACAGCACGATGAACAAGATGGGTTAACGATGGACTTTGATGTTCTTCAAGAGGAGATGGCAAAAGTCGACGCAGTAGCAGAATCCATTGGCCTTACCAAAATCGGACTGATTTTCACCGATCTCACCGATTGTGGCTTTGGAGATGGATCAGTTATTTGTAAGCGTCACAAAGATTCGTTCTTTCTCTCATCATTAGAAATTATAATGGCGGCCAAACatcagttgaaaaatcctAACGTCTGCAAGTTTAGCGAACAAGGtatattttcttccaagtTTGTGACGTGTGTTATTTCTGGTAACTTACAGAATGAGATCGATATTGCTGCTTATCAGGTGTCGACCAGCGCAGAGGCCCTAGTCGACGCAGACATGATCAGTGGCTCCACCCACCCATCGATGGCATACATTAACGAAACAAATCAGAATAGATACGTCCCAGAGATCTTCTACATGCGCAAGAACGAGTATGGCGTCACCATCAAAGAAAACGCAAAACCAGCGTTTCCGGTTGACTACCTGCTGGTGTCACTCACTCACGGGTTCCCCAAGACTGTGTCACACAGCCCCGGCTTCACATGGGCAAACCGCCAAGCGATGGGCAAGTCTCAGGACTACCACGAGCTGAAAGACTACTTGCTCGAGCCAGCCGTTTCCGCAGACTTCACGCTTCTACAGAAAAAGCTTGCGGATCTACAGCTCCAGCTCTATCTACATTCGCTCGATATCCTATCCCCACAGGAGTGGTCCTTGCTCGTCGAAGCTACGAGAGTCATTGCTGACGCCAGTTCCAGCGCGAGTGCGAGTGCGAGTCCCAGCTCCATTGCGCTCCCCAGCGCCGCTACCTCCTCCGCGGACACCGCAAGCTcgcaacagcaacaagaAGCGCTGCTGCAACTCGTTTCCTCTCCGGGTTGGCAAACACTGATCATGATCCTGCAATCAAGCTAAAGCATCATAAGTAAGGAAGCTCAAGCACTCCCCCACAAGCACAAGCGCCCTCAAATGCATGTACAGTAACTACTCTTACATAACTATTAACCGTATAATATAGCATAATCAGCGGTTACCCTGTCCGGATTTTTCCATTTAGTTGCTTTTTTGCTCGAAGCTTCCAGATCGacgaaaaattttttaaaagcTCTCCTCTCTTAGCTTACTCGGAAAGGCGCGCAGGGTGATGGCAGGAACAAGGAAGAAACAAGATGGATCGTTAAGAATATAAAGGAAGAGTGTTATTCCTTAATCGGGCCCAAAGTGGTATCAGTTTCGTCAAGAGAAGTAGCACAGGAAGAATATACTATAGCAAGAGATGAGTACTCCGTTTGGTCTAGATTTGGGTAACAACAACTCGGTGATTGCAGTTGCCAGAAACAGAGGTATTGATGTGGTTGTGAATGAAGTCTCCAACCGTTCAACACCTTCTTTGGTGGGGTTTGGTCCAAAAAACAGATACTTGGGTGAATCTGGTAAGACAAAACAGACCTCCAACGTCAAGAACACGGTTGAAAACTTGCAGAGAATCGTCGGTTTAGGCTACTCAGACGCGGACTTCGCAGAGGAGAAAAAGTACTTCACCAGTAAACTGGTCAAACTAGATGACGGTAAAGTTGGTTGTCAAGTCAAGTTCGGCGGTGAGACTGAGACTTTCGACGGTATCCAGTTGGCTGCCATGTTTATCGACAAGGTCAAGACGACCACGATCCACGAGACTAAAAGCACCATCACTGACGTGTGTCTTGCGGTCCCAGCTTGGTACACTGAGGAGCAGCGTTACAACATTGCAGATGCTGCTAGAGTTGCTGGATTGAACCCGGTTAGAGTGGTCAATGATGTCACTGCAGCAGCAGTTTCATATGGTGTTTTCAAGACAGATCTGCCAGAAGGTGAGGAGAAGCCAAGAATCGTTGCATTTGTGGATATTGGTGACTCTACTTACACCTGTACCATTgttgctttcaaaaagggAGAATTGAAAGTCTTGGGCACTGCTTATGACAAACATTTCGGTGGTAGAAACTTTGATCGTGCCATCACTGAGCACTTTGCTGAtgaattcaagaaaaaataccATATCGATATCAGAGAAAACGCCAAGGCTTACAACAGAGTTCTTACTGCAGCagaaaaattaaagaagGTTTTATCTGCAAATTCGGCTGCTCCATTCTCTGTTGAATCAGTCATGAATGATGTTGACGTTTCTTCCCAATTAACTCgtgaagaattggaagaattaGTTGCTCCGTTGCTGAAGCGTGTTACCGAGCCAGTTACAAAGGCTTTGTCTCAAGCTAAGCTGACTGCGGAAGATGTTGActttgttgaaattatcGGTGGTACTACTCGTATTCCTATCTTGAAGAACTCGATCTCTAATGAATTCGGTAAGCCTTTGTCCAGTACTTTAAATCAAGATGAAGCTATTGCTAAAGGTGCTGCATTCATTTGTGCAATTCATTCGCCAACTTTAAGAGTTAGACCTTTCagatttgaagatattCATCCTTACTCCGTTTCATACTTCTGGGACAAACAGGtcgaagatgaagataacCTAGAAGTCTTCCCAGCAGGTTCTGCTTTCCCTTCAACTAAGTTAATCACCCTACATCGTACTGGTGATTTCGTTATGGAAGCCAAATACACAAACAAGCAAGAATTACCTGAAAATACTCCAGTAGAAATTGCTAAATGGCAAATTTCAGGCGTAAATGTTCCAGAAGGTGAAACATCCGTTCCAGTCAAATTAAAGTTGAGATGTGACCCATCCGGTTTACATACCATTGAAGATGCTTATACCTTAGAAGACATCAAAGTTAAGGAAGAAATTCCTTTACCTGAAGATGCTCCAGAAGATGCCGAACcagaattcaaagaagTTACAAAAACTGTCAAGAAagattctttgataataaaCGCAACAACATTTTCACTACCAGCTGATAAATTGAATAAGTACatcgaaaaggaaaatgaaatgtttGCGCAAGACAAATTGGTTGCCGAAACTGAAGACCGTAAGAATGCTTTGGAAGAATACATTTACACTTTGCGTGGtaaattggaagaagaatacTCCCCATTTGCTTCAGATGCTGAAAAGAGTAAATTAACAGATATGCTAGCAAAGGCCGAAGACTGGTTATATGATGATGGTTACGATTCTACCAAGGCTAAATACATTGCAAAATATGAAGAATTAGCCTCTATTGGTAATATTATCAGAGGTAGATATTTGgccaaagaagaagagaaaaagcaGGCTTTTAGATCAAAGAATGAAGCTGCAAAGATGGCAGATCTAGCCGAAAAGCTTGCTGCTCAAAGAAAAGCAGAAGCTGAACAAAAGGAATCCTCGAAACCTGATGCTGAAGGTGATGTTGATCTAGACTAAACATTGTCTTATTAGTTTTTGTTAACAAACTTCGATAAGATATGGATATACTATTGGATAATAAAATTTATTAGTATAtcataaaatgaaaatagtTATATATATAAGTATAGAgatataaataaatatgaaTATGCGCTTAATGATTTGCTGTTCTGGCAAATatgtttttttatgttGCTTTTGTCAGTGTCATCTTCTTCGACAgccttttcttcctttcaaattctgCGAATGCCTTAATGTAAACTGGTACGTCACCCCATCCTTCTTGATCTTCATCTAAGGTACCATCATCTTTGGAGTTGGAATTCAAAGTACTAGAGGCGTTTTTGTCTTTCGCAAGTGCATGTCGCCTTTTGGCTTCCAGAACACTTTTGGGCAAGGGTTCTGTTCTAGGAGGAAACAAACTGGCTGTTGATTTCGCATTACTTTCCAACAAACGTTTATCGAGATTTATCTTTTCATGTTGCAGTACTTTTggaatattttttaaatccAATAGAGCCAGGGGTGGATTCCAATGGGCGGGCCAGATCCCATCTGTGCCTTTTATTCTTTCTGCAGCCAGTTTCCTCTTATGTCTCCATTCCCTCAGATCTTCATTGAATATCTCCCATACACAGTTCACACAGCCAGACATACAACAGTTGTCGGGTTCTTCTGGTTTGGATGGCACCGATACACCAGCGATCACTTTGGACCCACCTGCTAGTATCCGACTTGTAGACTGCGGTGACTCTCCTTTAATTCTACCTCCGAAAACGGTGGTCATTCTCTCTTCGGGGGTGCCCTGTAATCCGCTGGAGTTGCCCTCAAATGTCATACGACAATGAGTCGTAGATACAAAATATCGAGAGTTGCTACataactttgaaagattccTCCCGCGCATATTTGTCAAGTTATTAACTTACTAAATGGGAAGCTCATTCTATATGGTTCTGTTTTTCTAATATTTACTGCGTTCTCAAGATTTAACATCGTGCGTCCGATTGATTAACAAATAAAAGTCCGCCATTGGAATAGAGAAATGTGATGATACTGTAGATCATTTATAACaatacatatatatgttCTTGTTACCTATTAATGAAAGGTAACTGTAACAATGCATGTATCTCTAGTTCAATGCGCAACCCATACTAAAACATTCTAAGATCAGGGGCAACAATTCGTGGCAAATGTAATACCATAAAAAATCCACTTCACACACTAACGTGTCACAATTTTGTTCCGATTTGATCTATCCTGAGAATGGTGGTTAGGATTAATGCAGGATCTTAAGCCATAATTAGCCCAACAGTAGACTATTACTCACTGCCTATAAGTAAAATTGGCTATGGAGTCGCTGCAATGGGCCTCGTACCCATGTTAGCTATTAGGAAAGGTTTTGTCACAAAG
The genomic region above belongs to Zygotorulaspora mrakii chromosome 8, complete sequence and contains:
- the NPL4 gene encoding nuclear protein localization protein 4 (similar to Saccharomyces cerevisiae NPL4 (YBR170C); ancestral locus Anc_8.589), giving the protein MIIRFRTRDGMQRISCESTEAFDTVLKKLLPKLSGNIDLSSLLVGSKEGQANEPVGELLNRSVADLGLSHGDIVFLDYKELETGKAESRVDPAATVATGSVGVTTANESKPLQVTELSVDVELEKIDGLIPRSRSELCRHGDGAMCEYCCPLPPWDRGYHEQQNIKHISFHSYLKELDDSTKKGNGSSYIAPLSQPDFKIDKNCRNGHEPWPKGICSKCQPSAITLQQQQFRMIDHVEFEQSDLINEFIESWRFTGTQRFGYMYGTYRRYDATPLGIKAVVKTIYEPSQHDEQDGLTMDFDVLQEEMAKVDAVAESIGLTKIGLIFTDLTDCGFGDGSVICKRHKDSFFLSSLEIIMAAKHQLKNPNVCKFSEQGIFSSKFVTCVISGNLQNEIDIAAYQVSTSAEALVDADMISGSTHPSMAYINETNQNRYVPEIFYMRKNEYGVTIKENAKPAFPVDYLLVSLTHGFPKTVSHSPGFTWANRQAMGKSQDYHELKDYLLEPAVSADFTLLQKKLADLQLQLYLHSLDILSPQEWSLLVEATRVIADASSSASASASPSSIALPSAATSSADTASSQQQQEALLQLVSSPGWQTLIMILQSS
- the SSE2 gene encoding adenyl-nucleotide exchange factor SSE2 (similar to Saccharomyces cerevisiae SSE2 (YBR169C) and SSE1 (YPL106C); ancestral locus Anc_8.590); translation: MSTPFGLDLGNNNSVIAVARNRGIDVVVNEVSNRSTPSLVGFGPKNRYLGESGKTKQTSNVKNTVENLQRIVGLGYSDADFAEEKKYFTSKLVKLDDGKVGCQVKFGGETETFDGIQLAAMFIDKVKTTTIHETKSTITDVCLAVPAWYTEEQRYNIADAARVAGLNPVRVVNDVTAAAVSYGVFKTDLPEGEEKPRIVAFVDIGDSTYTCTIVAFKKGELKVLGTAYDKHFGGRNFDRAITEHFADEFKKKYHIDIRENAKAYNRVLTAAEKLKKVLSANSAAPFSVESVMNDVDVSSQLTREELEELVAPLLKRVTEPVTKALSQAKLTAEDVDFVEIIGGTTRIPILKNSISNEFGKPLSSTLNQDEAIAKGAAFICAIHSPTLRVRPFRFEDIHPYSVSYFWDKQVEDEDNLEVFPAGSAFPSTKLITLHRTGDFVMEAKYTNKQELPENTPVEIAKWQISGVNVPEGETSVPVKLKLRCDPSGLHTIEDAYTLEDIKVKEEIPLPEDAPEDAEPEFKEVTKTVKKDSLIINATTFSLPADKLNKYIEKENEMFAQDKLVAETEDRKNALEEYIYTLRGKLEEEYSPFASDAEKSKLTDMLAKAEDWLYDDGYDSTKAKYIAKYEELASIGNIIRGRYLAKEEEKKQAFRSKNEAAKMADLAEKLAAQRKAEAEQKESSKPDAEGDVDLD
- the DPC25 gene encoding Dpc25p (similar to Saccharomyces cerevisiae YPL107W; ancestral locus Anc_8.591), coding for MRGRNLSKLCSNSRYFVSTTHCRMTFEGNSSGLQGTPEERMTTVFGGRIKGESPQSTSRILAGGSKVIAGVSVPSKPEEPDNCCMSGCVNCVWEIFNEDLREWRHKRKLAAERIKGTDGIWPAHWNPPLALLDLKNIPKVLQHEKINLDKRLLESNAKSTASLFPPRTEPLPKSVLEAKRRHALAKDKNASSTLNSNSKDDGTLDEDQEGWGDVPVYIKAFAEFERKKRLSKKMTLTKAT